One Numenius arquata chromosome 9, bNumArq3.hap1.1, whole genome shotgun sequence DNA window includes the following coding sequences:
- the RRM2 gene encoding ribonucleoside-diphosphate reductase subunit M2 isoform X2, protein MLSARVPLAARHDQPRLSPAKGLSPMKNLALSDKENTPPALSSTRVLASKTARKIFQESDGKPGPRGAEQEEEPLLRENPRRFVIFPIQYHDIWQMYKKAEASFWTAEEVDLSKDLQHWESLKPEEKYFISHVLAFFAASDGIVNENLVERFSQEVQITEARCFYGFQIAMENIHSEMYSLLIDTYIKDSKEREFLFNAIETLPCVKKKADWAMCWIGDKKAAYGERVVAFAAVEGIFFSGSFASIFWLKKRGLMPGLTFSNELISRDEGLHCDFACLMFKHLIHKPSEERVKEIIMNAVLIEQEFLTEALPVNLIGMNCTLMKQYIEFVADRLMLELGFKKIYRVENPFDFMENISLEGKTNFFEKRVGEYQRMGVMSKPTDNSFTLDAEF, encoded by the exons ATGCTGTCCGCCCGCGTCCCGCTCGCTGCTCGCCATGACCAGCCCCGCCTGTCGCCCGCGAAGGGCCTGTCGCCCATGAAGAACCTGGCGCTGAGCGACAAGGAGAACACG ccccccgcgctCAGCAGCACCCGCGTCCTGGCCAGCAAGACGGCCCGCAAGATCTTCCAGGAGAGCGACGGGAAGCCG GGGCCGCGGGGcgcggagcaggaggaggagccgCTGCTGCGGGAGAACCCCCGCCGGTTCGTCATCTTCCCCATCCAGTACCACGACATCTGGCAGATGTACAAGAAGGCCGAGGCCTCCTTCTGGACGGCGGAAGAG GTGGACCTTTCCAAAGATCTCCAGCACTGGGAGTCCCTGAAGCCCGAGGAGAAGTACTTCATTTCTCATGTCCTTGCCTTCTTTGCTGCCAGCGATGGCATCGTCAATGAAAACTTG GTGGAGCGGTTCAGTCAAGAAGTACAAATCACAGAAGCTCGTTGTTTCTATGGCTTCCAGATTGCCATGGAAAATATACATTCGGAAATGTACAGTCTTCTTATTGACACCTACATCAAAGATTCTAAAGAGAG ggaatttctttttaatgctatTGAAACATTGCCATGTGTTAAAAAGAAGGCTGACTGGGCCATGTGCTGGATTGGGGACAAGAAAGCCGCGTATG GAGAACGTGTAGTAGCTTTTGCAGCGGTGGAAGGAATCTTCTTTTCTGGCTCTTTTGCATCAATTTTTTGGCTGAAGAAAAGAGGATTAATGCCTGGACTCACTTTTTCTAACGAACTCATCAGCAGAGACGAG GGCTTGCACTGTGATTTTGCCTGCCTCATGTTCAAGCACTTGATACACAAGCCATCAGAGGAAAGAGTAAAGGAAATCATCATGAACGCCGTTCTCATAGAACAG GAATTCTTGACGGAGGCGCTGCCTGTGAATCTGATTGGCATGAACTGCACTTTAATGAAACAGTACATAGAGTTTGTAGCAGACCGGCTCATGTTAGAACTGGGATTTAAAAAG ATATACAGAGTGGAGAATCCTTTTGACTTCATGGAAAACATCTCTCTGGAAGGCAAGACCAATTTCTTTGAGAAGCGAGTAGGTGAATACCAGAGGATGGGAGTCATGTCGAAGCCCACGGACAACTCTTTCACTCTGGATGCGGAATTTTAA
- the RRM2 gene encoding ribonucleoside-diphosphate reductase subunit M2 isoform X1, whose protein sequence is MLSARVPLAARHDQPRLSPAKGLSPMKNLALSDKENTPPALSSTRVLASKTARKIFQESDGKPVSEERPGTEEEPLLRENPRRFVIFPIQYHDIWQMYKKAEASFWTAEEVDLSKDLQHWESLKPEEKYFISHVLAFFAASDGIVNENLVERFSQEVQITEARCFYGFQIAMENIHSEMYSLLIDTYIKDSKEREFLFNAIETLPCVKKKADWAMCWIGDKKAAYGERVVAFAAVEGIFFSGSFASIFWLKKRGLMPGLTFSNELISRDEGLHCDFACLMFKHLIHKPSEERVKEIIMNAVLIEQEFLTEALPVNLIGMNCTLMKQYIEFVADRLMLELGFKKIYRVENPFDFMENISLEGKTNFFEKRVGEYQRMGVMSKPTDNSFTLDAEF, encoded by the exons ATGCTGTCCGCCCGCGTCCCGCTCGCTGCTCGCCATGACCAGCCCCGCCTGTCGCCCGCGAAGGGCCTGTCGCCCATGAAGAACCTGGCGCTGAGCGACAAGGAGAACACG ccccccgcgctCAGCAGCACCCGCGTCCTGGCCAGCAAGACGGCCCGCAAGATCTTCCAGGAGAGCGACGGGAAGCCGGTGAGTGAGGAACGCCCGGGCACC gaggaggagccgCTGCTGCGGGAGAACCCCCGCCGGTTCGTCATCTTCCCCATCCAGTACCACGACATCTGGCAGATGTACAAGAAGGCCGAGGCCTCCTTCTGGACGGCGGAAGAG GTGGACCTTTCCAAAGATCTCCAGCACTGGGAGTCCCTGAAGCCCGAGGAGAAGTACTTCATTTCTCATGTCCTTGCCTTCTTTGCTGCCAGCGATGGCATCGTCAATGAAAACTTG GTGGAGCGGTTCAGTCAAGAAGTACAAATCACAGAAGCTCGTTGTTTCTATGGCTTCCAGATTGCCATGGAAAATATACATTCGGAAATGTACAGTCTTCTTATTGACACCTACATCAAAGATTCTAAAGAGAG ggaatttctttttaatgctatTGAAACATTGCCATGTGTTAAAAAGAAGGCTGACTGGGCCATGTGCTGGATTGGGGACAAGAAAGCCGCGTATG GAGAACGTGTAGTAGCTTTTGCAGCGGTGGAAGGAATCTTCTTTTCTGGCTCTTTTGCATCAATTTTTTGGCTGAAGAAAAGAGGATTAATGCCTGGACTCACTTTTTCTAACGAACTCATCAGCAGAGACGAG GGCTTGCACTGTGATTTTGCCTGCCTCATGTTCAAGCACTTGATACACAAGCCATCAGAGGAAAGAGTAAAGGAAATCATCATGAACGCCGTTCTCATAGAACAG GAATTCTTGACGGAGGCGCTGCCTGTGAATCTGATTGGCATGAACTGCACTTTAATGAAACAGTACATAGAGTTTGTAGCAGACCGGCTCATGTTAGAACTGGGATTTAAAAAG ATATACAGAGTGGAGAATCCTTTTGACTTCATGGAAAACATCTCTCTGGAAGGCAAGACCAATTTCTTTGAGAAGCGAGTAGGTGAATACCAGAGGATGGGAGTCATGTCGAAGCCCACGGACAACTCTTTCACTCTGGATGCGGAATTTTAA